The following proteins are encoded in a genomic region of Dyadobacter sp. UC 10:
- a CDS encoding DUF1573 domain-containing protein, with product MKVFFSALVLLVGLTTVSFAQKGVLKFKEETHVFGKVPQGTPVTHEFVFTNAGTEPVVLSNVTVSCGCTTPVWSKEPVLPGKTGSVKATFNAAAAGSFNKPVTVFSNTEGGSITLYLKGEVVPKAASKPSSK from the coding sequence ATGAAAGTATTCTTTTCAGCTCTGGTTCTATTGGTTGGCCTGACCACCGTGAGCTTTGCTCAGAAAGGTGTGTTAAAATTCAAAGAGGAAACTCATGTTTTTGGAAAAGTACCTCAGGGAACACCAGTAACGCATGAGTTTGTTTTTACCAACGCAGGTACCGAGCCAGTAGTTCTTTCCAACGTAACCGTATCTTGCGGATGTACCACGCCGGTTTGGTCAAAAGAACCAGTACTTCCGGGAAAAACGGGATCTGTGAAAGCTACTTTTAATGCAGCTGCAGCAGGCTCTTTCAACAAGCCTGTCACTGTTTTCAGTAACACAGAAGGCGGATCAATTACTTTATATCTGAAAGGCGAAGTTGTTCCAAAAGCTGCTTCGAAGCCGTCGTCAAAGTAA
- a CDS encoding alpha-ketoacid dehydrogenase subunit alpha/beta produces MLPNDSLTGSGILSKENIISDYRLACESRQVSLLGRKDTMGGRSKFGIFGDGKEVAQIALSRTFRPGDFRSGYYRDQTIEAAVGNLTWQQFFAQMYAHADLEHEPNTGGRSMNGHFSTRWLDENGHWLDQTKIYNSVCDISSTAGQMPRAVGLAYASKLYRHNKQLDSQTRFSRQGNEIVFATIGDASTSQGMFWEAMNAAGVLQIPLLTSVWDDGYGISVPIEYQTTKGSISKALAGLQRNEEEPGVEILSVSGWDYPALIETYQKAAAICREEQVPVLVHVTELTQPQGHSTSGSHERYKSKQRLNWENEHDCNLRFRDWILKNGYATDEELEQIEIEAKETAAQARNGAWQAYRKDIDKEYLETIQLIQAAGRDSKHANALSNVVHDLSKTYLPVRRDMLASIRKALRIVGKEENAAKATLKSSLKNSLKENETRFNTHLYSETQESPMHVKAVEPVFSETSPTVDGREIIRTYFNSLFEKDPKVVALGEDIGMIGDVNQGFAGLQEKFGALRITDTGIRETTIIGQGIGMAMRGLRPIVEIQYFDYIYYALSTLTDDLASLRYRTAGGQKAPLIVRTRGHRLEGIWHSGSPMGTMLSSLRGMHVIVPRNFVQAAGFYNTLLKGDDPALIVEPLNSYRQKEILPDNISDICIPLGQPEILMEGNHVTIVTYGSMCRIVMEAASHLQRVGIEVEVIDVQTLLPFDVNSSIVESIKKTNRVIFADEDLPGSASAYMMQQVLEKQNAYRWLDSAPVTISAKDHRPPYGSDGDYFSKPNMDDIFDAVYKIMHEAEPEIYPELF; encoded by the coding sequence ATGCTTCCAAATGATAGTTTGACCGGCTCCGGTATTTTGAGTAAAGAAAACATTATCAGCGATTATCGCCTAGCTTGCGAAAGTCGCCAGGTAAGTCTGCTGGGCCGGAAAGATACAATGGGAGGTCGTTCTAAATTTGGCATTTTTGGTGACGGCAAGGAAGTGGCTCAGATCGCACTTTCCAGAACTTTCAGGCCGGGCGATTTCCGCTCCGGCTATTACAGGGACCAGACTATTGAAGCTGCTGTGGGCAATTTGACCTGGCAGCAATTTTTTGCGCAGATGTACGCGCACGCCGATCTCGAACATGAGCCCAATACAGGCGGAAGGTCCATGAACGGCCACTTTTCCACGCGCTGGCTCGATGAGAACGGGCATTGGCTGGATCAAACCAAAATTTATAATTCTGTTTGCGATATATCTTCAACTGCCGGTCAGATGCCCAGGGCTGTCGGCCTTGCCTATGCTTCAAAATTGTACAGGCATAACAAGCAACTCGATTCACAAACCCGGTTTTCACGGCAGGGAAATGAGATCGTTTTTGCCACGATTGGCGACGCATCCACTTCTCAGGGGATGTTTTGGGAAGCGATGAATGCAGCGGGCGTTTTGCAAATTCCACTACTCACTTCGGTTTGGGACGATGGCTACGGTATTTCAGTTCCTATTGAATATCAAACCACGAAGGGGAGTATTTCAAAAGCACTTGCCGGCTTGCAGCGCAATGAAGAAGAGCCCGGAGTAGAAATCCTGTCGGTGAGTGGCTGGGATTATCCGGCATTAATTGAAACTTACCAGAAAGCTGCGGCTATTTGCCGGGAAGAACAGGTGCCTGTATTGGTTCACGTTACTGAGCTGACACAACCTCAGGGACATTCAACTTCCGGTTCGCACGAACGCTATAAATCCAAGCAGCGACTTAATTGGGAGAATGAACATGATTGTAATCTCCGCTTCCGGGATTGGATCTTGAAAAACGGTTATGCAACCGATGAGGAGCTCGAACAGATTGAAATAGAAGCAAAAGAAACTGCCGCGCAGGCCCGCAACGGTGCTTGGCAGGCTTATCGTAAGGATATTGATAAGGAATATCTCGAAACCATTCAGCTAATTCAGGCAGCTGGGCGGGATAGTAAGCATGCCAATGCATTAAGTAATGTCGTGCACGATTTGTCGAAAACATATCTTCCTGTAAGAAGGGATATGCTTGCGAGCATTCGCAAGGCCCTCCGCATTGTTGGTAAGGAAGAAAATGCTGCAAAAGCTACGCTCAAATCATCTCTTAAGAACAGTCTGAAAGAAAACGAAACACGTTTCAATACGCATTTATATAGTGAAACTCAGGAATCTCCAATGCATGTGAAAGCAGTGGAGCCTGTATTTTCAGAAACCAGTCCAACAGTCGACGGCCGCGAAATTATTCGTACCTACTTTAATTCGCTTTTCGAGAAAGACCCAAAAGTGGTAGCGCTCGGCGAAGATATTGGCATGATTGGAGATGTAAACCAGGGATTTGCTGGTTTGCAGGAAAAATTTGGCGCGCTTCGTATCACCGATACAGGCATCCGCGAAACGACCATAATCGGTCAGGGAATCGGAATGGCCATGCGCGGCTTAAGACCGATCGTAGAAATCCAGTATTTCGACTACATCTATTACGCATTGTCGACATTAACCGACGACCTCGCGTCGCTCCGGTACCGAACCGCTGGCGGCCAGAAAGCACCATTGATCGTCCGCACAAGAGGCCACCGGCTGGAAGGTATCTGGCACTCGGGCTCCCCAATGGGTACCATGCTCAGTAGCTTGCGGGGAATGCACGTCATAGTACCACGAAACTTTGTCCAGGCAGCTGGCTTTTACAATACACTACTGAAAGGCGACGATCCTGCACTGATTGTTGAACCATTAAATTCTTACCGTCAGAAGGAAATATTACCTGATAATATCAGCGACATCTGCATTCCTCTGGGCCAGCCAGAAATTTTAATGGAAGGAAATCATGTGACGATCGTTACTTATGGCTCCATGTGTCGTATAGTAATGGAGGCCGCTTCTCATTTGCAGCGTGTAGGTATCGAGGTCGAGGTGATCGATGTACAGACACTCCTGCCATTTGACGTAAACAGCAGCATAGTAGAATCCATAAAGAAAACGAACAGGGTCATTTTTGCGGATGAAGATTTGCCTGGCAGCGCATCGGCCTATATGATGCAGCAGGTGCTGGAAAAACAGAATGCGTACCGCTGGCTGGATTCAGCACCGGTGACGATTTCCGCCAAAGACCATCGCCCGCCTTACGGATCGGACGGTGATTATTTTTCGAAACCTAATATGGACGATATTTTTGATGCTGTTTACAAGATCATGCACGAAGCAGAGCCCGAGATTTATCCGGAACTGTTTTAG
- a CDS encoding sugar transferase has protein sequence MYQKSGKRILDITIAATGIFISLPLFVLVTILVCIDSRGKPFFLQERPGLGARLFTLIKLRTMRENGKVTRFGHILRRTSFDEIPQLWNVLRGEMSIVGPRPLLVRYLPLYNTFQNRRHSVLPGMTGLAQVNGRNAISWQKKFEYDVWYAENLSLKLDMKIIWLTFSRALDRKHVNAPVKISMEEFKGN, from the coding sequence ATGTATCAAAAATCAGGAAAGAGAATTTTAGATATTACGATAGCGGCAACAGGGATTTTCATCTCGTTGCCGCTTTTTGTTTTGGTAACCATCTTGGTCTGCATTGATTCGCGTGGCAAACCCTTTTTCCTGCAGGAAAGACCCGGCCTTGGTGCGCGGCTTTTCACGCTGATAAAACTACGGACGATGCGCGAAAACGGGAAAGTTACCCGCTTCGGCCACATTCTCAGAAGAACTTCGTTTGACGAAATTCCGCAGCTCTGGAACGTATTAAGGGGTGAAATGAGCATTGTTGGTCCGCGTCCTCTTTTGGTTCGATATCTCCCTTTATATAATACGTTTCAAAACAGGCGGCATTCCGTGTTGCCGGGCATGACCGGGCTCGCACAGGTTAACGGACGAAATGCGATCAGCTGGCAGAAGAAATTTGAATATGATGTCTGGTATGCCGAAAACCTTTCCCTCAAACTTGATATGAAAATCATCTGGCTCACATTTTCACGAGCTTTGGACAGGAAGCACGTTAACGCCCCGGTGAAAATTTCCATGGAAGAATTCAAAGGAAACTGA